From Haliotis asinina isolate JCU_RB_2024 chromosome 8, JCU_Hal_asi_v2, whole genome shotgun sequence, a single genomic window includes:
- the LOC137293620 gene encoding serine/threonine-protein kinase PAK 4-like isoform X2 — MFKSKKKKPAISDPINFEHRVHTGFDSEHGVFFGLPAQWTGIIGVEKERPRPIVDPSSITHTDIEPLKSQAIIRGHSQADLNGFLQQGRGISVARSNSLRRESPPPYRRNFKPNADHPPVPEDEMSPGRFNEYPQGHPGYPRDQNGQNRDYSPREYRGDPREYGRNIHERDPRDDRYPPGMDPRDPRREMRDPREYRGDPRDLRDPRDPRFVHPDQRGPQRDPRDHSQGGTLERRQNGPNDYDRGLNNSYGSDPYNSSFEQRNRPRDMPQQNSRYDQPDGRGAPNDRHQFHNGVQTSPPRPGQHPHGFSELGHPKSPVALHYERFRNALQMVVSPGDPREFLSDFVKIGEGSTGIVCIANDRSRAQQVAVKKMDLRKQQRRELLFNEVVVMRDYHHPNIVDMYNSYLVLDELWVVMEFMEGGALTDIVTHSRMDEVQIATVCRACLKALAFLHSHGVIHRDIKSDSILLSYDGKVKLSDFGFCAQVTMELQKRKSLVGTPYWMAPEVISRLPYGPEVDIWSMGIMVIEMIDGEPPFFNEPPLQAMRRIRDMPPPKLKNTHKVSPRLQGFLDKMLVRDPTQRATAAELMQHPFLREAGPPSCLMPLLRSLRNSPC; from the exons ATGTTCAAATCCAAGAAGAAAAAGCCTGCAATATCGGACCCAATAAACTTCGAGCACCGTGTCCACACTGGCTTTGACAGTGAACATGGAGTTTTCTTTGGTCTACCGGCCCAGTGGACAGGCATCATTGGGGTGGAAAAGGAGAGGCCAAGGCCTATTGTGGATCCATCCAgtatcacacacacagacatagaaCCACTCAAG TCACAAGCTATTATTCGAGGTCATTCACAAGCAGATCTAAATGGTTTCCTCCAACAAGGACGGGGTATCAGTGTGGCAAGGTCAAACTCATTGCGAAGAGAAAGCCCACCGCCATACAGAAGGAACTTTAAGCCAAATGCAGACCACCCACCTGTACCTGAAGATGAAATGTCACCTGGGAGGTTCAACGAGTACCCACAAGGACACCCAGGATACCCAAGGGATCAAAATGGTCAGAACAGGGATTACTCTCCCCGGGAATACAGAGGCGATCCCCGGGAATATGGGCGCAATATTCATGAACGGGATCCAAGAGATGATCGATACCCGCCGGGAATGGATCCTAGAGATCCACGAAGAGAAATGCGTGATCCTCGAGAATATCGAGGGGATCCCAGAGACCTAAGAGATCCAAGGGATCCCCGATTTGTCCATCCGGATCAGCGAGGCCCACAGCGTGACCCGAGAGACCATTCTCAAGGTGGGACATTGGAACGGCGCCAGAATGGTCCAAATGATTATGACAGAGGACTGAATAATTCTTATGGCAGTGATCCTTATAATAGTTCATTTGAACAACGAAATCGTCCAAGGGATATGCCGCAGCAAAATAGTAGGTACGATCAACCAGATGGGAGGGGTGCCCCCAATGACCGCCACCAGTTTCACAATGGAGTTCAGACAAGTCCCCCTAGACCTGGACAACACCCCCATGGCTTCTCTGAACTGGGACATCCTAAATCTCCTGTTGCCTTGCATTATGAGAGG TTCCGAAATGCACTACAAATGGTGGTTTCACCCGGTGATCCTCGTGAGTTCTTGTCGGACTTTGTCAAGATTGGAGAAGGTTCAACAGGTATTGTGTGCATCGCTAACGACCGATCCAGAGCCCAACAGGTTGCTGTTAAAAAGATGGATCTGAGAAAACAACAGAGAAGAGAGCTGCTGTTTAATGAG GTGGTTGTGATGCGAGACTACCATCACCCCAACATTGTAGATATGTACAACAGTTACTTAGTGCTAGATGAGCTGTGGGTCGTCATGGAGTTCATGGAAGGAGGGGCGCTCACAGATATTGTAACACATAGCAG GATGGACGAAGTGCAGATAGCAACAGTATGTCGGGCCTGTCTGAAAGCACTGGCCTTCCTCCACTCTCATGGAGTCATCCATCGGGACATAAAGTCAGATTCCATACTGCTGTCATATGATGGAAAG GTGAAACTGTCAGATTTTGGTTTTTGTGCTCAAGTTACGATGGAGCTTCAGAAGAGAAAGTCACTGGTAGGAACCCCGTACTGGATGGCACCAGAAGTAATATCCCGCCTTCCGTATGGCCCAGAG GTGGACATCTGGTCTATGGGCATCATGGTTATTGAGATGATAGATGGAGAACCACCTTTCTTCAATGAACCCCCACTGCAGGCCATGAGGCGCATCAGAGATATGCCTCCCCCGAAACTGAAGAACACACACAAG GTTTCTCCAAGACTTCAAGGTTTCCTGGACAAGATGTTGGTGCGTGACCCGACCCAGCGTGCCACCGCCGCCGAACTGATGCAGCATCCCTTCTTACGTGAGGCTGGCCCTCCATCATGTCTGATGCCCTTGTTGAGGAGTTTAAGGAATAGCCCGTGCTGA
- the LOC137293620 gene encoding serine/threonine-protein kinase PAK 4-like isoform X1 produces MFKSKKKKPAISDPINFEHRVHTGFDSEHGVFFGLPAQWTGIIGVEKERPRPIVDPSSITHTDIEPLKSQAIIRGHSQADLNGFLQQGRGISVARSNSLRRESPPPYRRNFKPNADHPPVPEDEMSPGRFNEYPQGHPGYPRDQNGQNRDYSPREYRGDPREYGRNIHERDPRDDRYPPGMDPRDPRREMRDPREYRGDPRDLRDPRDPRFVHPDQRGPQRDPRDHSQGGTLERRQNGPNDYDRGLNNSYGSDPYNSSFEQRNRPRDMPQQNSRYDQPDGRGAPNDRHQFHNGVQTSPPRPGQHPHGFSELGHPKSPVALHYERGDQSPNKPNNSQHTHRPPHSPNQKPSPPGGKSPPHSKQPGPSPEQQRLSHEQFRNALQMVVSPGDPREFLSDFVKIGEGSTGIVCIANDRSRAQQVAVKKMDLRKQQRRELLFNEVVVMRDYHHPNIVDMYNSYLVLDELWVVMEFMEGGALTDIVTHSRMDEVQIATVCRACLKALAFLHSHGVIHRDIKSDSILLSYDGKVKLSDFGFCAQVTMELQKRKSLVGTPYWMAPEVISRLPYGPEVDIWSMGIMVIEMIDGEPPFFNEPPLQAMRRIRDMPPPKLKNTHKVSPRLQGFLDKMLVRDPTQRATAAELMQHPFLREAGPPSCLMPLLRSLRNSPC; encoded by the exons ATGTTCAAATCCAAGAAGAAAAAGCCTGCAATATCGGACCCAATAAACTTCGAGCACCGTGTCCACACTGGCTTTGACAGTGAACATGGAGTTTTCTTTGGTCTACCGGCCCAGTGGACAGGCATCATTGGGGTGGAAAAGGAGAGGCCAAGGCCTATTGTGGATCCATCCAgtatcacacacacagacatagaaCCACTCAAG TCACAAGCTATTATTCGAGGTCATTCACAAGCAGATCTAAATGGTTTCCTCCAACAAGGACGGGGTATCAGTGTGGCAAGGTCAAACTCATTGCGAAGAGAAAGCCCACCGCCATACAGAAGGAACTTTAAGCCAAATGCAGACCACCCACCTGTACCTGAAGATGAAATGTCACCTGGGAGGTTCAACGAGTACCCACAAGGACACCCAGGATACCCAAGGGATCAAAATGGTCAGAACAGGGATTACTCTCCCCGGGAATACAGAGGCGATCCCCGGGAATATGGGCGCAATATTCATGAACGGGATCCAAGAGATGATCGATACCCGCCGGGAATGGATCCTAGAGATCCACGAAGAGAAATGCGTGATCCTCGAGAATATCGAGGGGATCCCAGAGACCTAAGAGATCCAAGGGATCCCCGATTTGTCCATCCGGATCAGCGAGGCCCACAGCGTGACCCGAGAGACCATTCTCAAGGTGGGACATTGGAACGGCGCCAGAATGGTCCAAATGATTATGACAGAGGACTGAATAATTCTTATGGCAGTGATCCTTATAATAGTTCATTTGAACAACGAAATCGTCCAAGGGATATGCCGCAGCAAAATAGTAGGTACGATCAACCAGATGGGAGGGGTGCCCCCAATGACCGCCACCAGTTTCACAATGGAGTTCAGACAAGTCCCCCTAGACCTGGACAACACCCCCATGGCTTCTCTGAACTGGGACATCCTAAATCTCCTGTTGCCTTGCATTATGAGAGG GGTGACCAGTCCCCTAATAAGCCAAACAACAGCCAGCACACACACCGCCCCCCTCACTCGCCCAATCAGAAGCCCTCACCCCCAGGCGGCAAGTCCCCGCCCCACAGCAAGCAGCCAGGACCCAGCCCAGAGCAGCAGCGACTctcacatgaacag TTCCGAAATGCACTACAAATGGTGGTTTCACCCGGTGATCCTCGTGAGTTCTTGTCGGACTTTGTCAAGATTGGAGAAGGTTCAACAGGTATTGTGTGCATCGCTAACGACCGATCCAGAGCCCAACAGGTTGCTGTTAAAAAGATGGATCTGAGAAAACAACAGAGAAGAGAGCTGCTGTTTAATGAG GTGGTTGTGATGCGAGACTACCATCACCCCAACATTGTAGATATGTACAACAGTTACTTAGTGCTAGATGAGCTGTGGGTCGTCATGGAGTTCATGGAAGGAGGGGCGCTCACAGATATTGTAACACATAGCAG GATGGACGAAGTGCAGATAGCAACAGTATGTCGGGCCTGTCTGAAAGCACTGGCCTTCCTCCACTCTCATGGAGTCATCCATCGGGACATAAAGTCAGATTCCATACTGCTGTCATATGATGGAAAG GTGAAACTGTCAGATTTTGGTTTTTGTGCTCAAGTTACGATGGAGCTTCAGAAGAGAAAGTCACTGGTAGGAACCCCGTACTGGATGGCACCAGAAGTAATATCCCGCCTTCCGTATGGCCCAGAG GTGGACATCTGGTCTATGGGCATCATGGTTATTGAGATGATAGATGGAGAACCACCTTTCTTCAATGAACCCCCACTGCAGGCCATGAGGCGCATCAGAGATATGCCTCCCCCGAAACTGAAGAACACACACAAG GTTTCTCCAAGACTTCAAGGTTTCCTGGACAAGATGTTGGTGCGTGACCCGACCCAGCGTGCCACCGCCGCCGAACTGATGCAGCATCCCTTCTTACGTGAGGCTGGCCCTCCATCATGTCTGATGCCCTTGTTGAGGAGTTTAAGGAATAGCCCGTGCTGA